The following are encoded together in the Nocardia sp. XZ_19_385 genome:
- a CDS encoding MMPL family transporter: MPAPTDPDMTDLLGRIARIPSGRRSKWVVLGVWIIALLALGSFAGKLTGAQENESVNWLPDSAESTQAFKLAETFGNSEHVPVVLVYERTSGITDADRAAIAADTARFKQVEHIVADKVIGPIQSQDSQAVEVLAPIDMGTAGWSRLTPAVADIKAAAGERPDGLSFHATGPAGYGAEFGEAFEGIDGLLLYSAAAVVVVILLLTYGPMLWILPLLAAGFALAVSQAAVYGATQLGLTMNAQSQGILTVLVFGAGTDYALLLIARYREELRRHEDRHEAMAVALHRAGPAVVASGATVIVAMLALLVAEMNSTRGIGPVCAIGVAVALLAMLTLLPALLVIAGRWIFWPRHPGYGTADHTESGMWAKVGQFIAGRPRIVWIGTALALGALALGATGLEANGIANKDSFVGASEAVDGTEVLERHFEAGTGNPVIVIGQAARSEAITAALKSTPGITTTTEPVSKDGLFYLEGTLADPPDSRAADVTIDKARAAVHAADPDAKVGGQTATVLDIKRAVAQDNRAIGPVVLVIVMVILMLLLRSILAPVLLTATVVLSYFAALGLSRWIWDLAGFEGADAGLPLIAFVFLVALGIDYNIFLMSRVHEEAGKHRTRAGALIGLSATGGVITSAGLVLAGTFAVFATMPVVTFAQMGILIAVGVLLDTVIVRSILVTALTLDIGDKIWWPSALSRPAAEPAEREVSLSKSE, encoded by the coding sequence ATGCCCGCACCAACCGATCCCGATATGACGGATCTGCTCGGCAGAATCGCGCGGATTCCGAGCGGTCGCCGGAGCAAATGGGTGGTGCTCGGTGTGTGGATCATCGCACTGCTCGCCCTGGGTTCGTTCGCGGGCAAACTCACCGGGGCCCAGGAGAACGAAAGCGTCAACTGGCTGCCCGACAGCGCCGAATCCACCCAAGCCTTCAAGCTCGCAGAGACTTTCGGCAACAGCGAACACGTACCGGTCGTACTCGTCTACGAACGCACCAGCGGCATCACCGACGCCGACCGGGCGGCGATCGCCGCCGACACCGCCCGCTTCAAGCAGGTCGAGCACATCGTGGCCGACAAGGTGATCGGGCCGATCCAGTCGCAGGACAGCCAGGCTGTGGAAGTGCTGGCCCCGATCGACATGGGCACGGCAGGCTGGAGCCGGCTGACCCCGGCCGTTGCGGACATCAAGGCCGCGGCGGGCGAGCGGCCGGACGGATTGTCCTTCCACGCCACCGGACCCGCGGGCTACGGCGCGGAATTCGGCGAGGCCTTCGAGGGCATCGACGGCTTGCTGCTCTACTCCGCCGCCGCGGTGGTCGTGGTCATCCTGCTGCTCACCTACGGGCCCATGCTGTGGATATTGCCGTTGCTCGCAGCGGGTTTCGCACTGGCGGTCTCGCAGGCCGCGGTTTACGGGGCGACGCAGCTCGGCCTCACCATGAACGCGCAGAGCCAGGGCATCCTCACCGTGCTCGTCTTCGGCGCGGGCACCGACTACGCGCTACTCCTGATCGCGCGCTATCGGGAAGAGCTACGCCGCCACGAGGATCGGCACGAGGCGATGGCGGTCGCGCTGCACCGTGCCGGCCCCGCAGTGGTCGCCAGCGGGGCGACGGTGATCGTCGCGATGCTCGCTCTGCTTGTCGCGGAGATGAATTCGACCCGGGGCATCGGCCCGGTCTGCGCCATCGGCGTCGCGGTGGCCCTGCTCGCGATGCTGACGCTGCTGCCAGCCCTGCTGGTCATCGCCGGACGCTGGATCTTCTGGCCGCGCCACCCCGGTTACGGCACCGCCGACCATACCGAATCCGGCATGTGGGCCAAGGTGGGCCAGTTCATCGCGGGCCGCCCGCGCATCGTATGGATCGGCACCGCGCTGGCCCTCGGCGCGCTGGCGCTGGGCGCGACCGGCCTGGAAGCCAACGGCATCGCCAACAAGGACTCCTTCGTCGGCGCCTCCGAGGCGGTCGACGGAACCGAAGTCCTGGAACGGCATTTCGAAGCCGGCACCGGCAACCCGGTGATCGTCATCGGACAGGCGGCCCGGTCCGAGGCGATCACCGCGGCGCTGAAATCCACGCCCGGCATCACCACGACCACCGAACCGGTGAGTAAGGATGGACTGTTCTACCTGGAGGGCACCCTCGCCGACCCACCGGACAGCCGCGCCGCCGACGTCACCATCGACAAGGCCCGCGCCGCCGTGCACGCCGCCGACCCGGACGCCAAGGTCGGCGGCCAGACCGCGACCGTGCTCGACATCAAACGCGCCGTCGCACAGGACAACCGGGCGATCGGCCCGGTGGTGCTCGTCATCGTGATGGTCATCCTGATGCTGCTGCTGCGCTCGATCCTCGCGCCCGTCCTGCTGACCGCCACCGTGGTCCTGTCCTATTTCGCCGCCCTCGGCCTGAGCCGCTGGATCTGGGACCTCGCCGGCTTCGAGGGCGCCGACGCGGGCCTCCCGCTGATCGCCTTCGTCTTCCTGGTCGCGCTGGGCATCGACTACAACATCTTCCTGATGTCCCGGGTGCACGAGGAAGCCGGCAAACACCGCACCCGTGCGGGCGCCCTCATCGGCCTCTCGGCCACCGGCGGCGTCATTACCTCCGCGGGACTGGTCCTCGCGGGCACGTTCGCGGTGTTCGCCACCATGCCGGTCGTCACCTTCGCCCAGATGGGCATCCTCATCGCCGTCGGCGTGCTGCTGGACACAGTGATCGTCCGCTCGATCCTGGTAACCGCCCTCACCCTCGATATCGGCGACAAGATCTGGTGGCCGAGCGCCCTCTCCCGTCCGGCCGCGGAGCCCGCGGAACGGGAAGTCAGCCTCAGCAAGTCGGAATGA